The window aatcaagttcaagagattcaaataataaaattaatcaactaaTCGTTTTCAATCAAGGAGATTGAGCAAATCTCAACACAGAGATGAAATCATTCCGTTAGGATCAtgcccttagcataaaatcacgtaaacagtaaaaaagggaggacctcaggatatgaggatatctcagatctagcataagtcagtcgaCAATCAAGTTTCGATCCAATTCTCCTGACCAGTCATCCCTCTTTTTCGTTCAAACTAAAAGGGAATATCCAGAGATGAacgaaagagatgaagaagagatAGGTTCGAGATGAAAGAGAGTACAGATTTTAgggcatcaaagaaaagaagacgaTTGATTCTTACATTTTCCTGCACCTCAAAGATATATAAAGAATGAAAATTTGAAACTGggatggaatcctcaacacccaaggatCAATCCTGAAACCCTTATCTCAttggtgtcttttttttttttttttttttttaaaaaaaaaaggcatatgaACTCTCAtttattcaataataaaatagggtttctcacaggGTATATATAAGCCACAGAGAAAACAAAAAAGTATACTAAAGCACCTGAAAacaatgaaaaaaacaaaaagacgTTTAAAACTAAAACATTCGTGCGACAGGGTGTGAAATCCGTCCCATAGGCCTACGGTCATGCTACTTCTGCACTCATAGCGCGTCAAAAAATGGGTCTGATGAACCCGGCGTCCATCCCCATTAACTCCTCCACTCCGATACTCTTTTGGCGATGCCTCCGCCTCtgatacactctaaagggtgcaccactaatGTCCACATCAAAATAAGTGGGTAGAAAAATGGGACAACAGTAGGGAGACAATTGGATCTTTAGGATTTCTATTATGGGAACttttgggacatggtccatcTATGGTGGGGCACATCATATTAACCGGGtcaccgaaccatgggccccGCCTGTACACACTCAACGCTCAAATAGAAGTGGCTATAGGTTCAGTTTAGGTTCAATCAGGGACCCAGGgttagcccaagcccaacccgtcTAGTAAACTCGCCATAATTCAGGCCCTAGCTTGAGACATGACCCATAAATGACCAAGCCTGGCCCAAGAAGAGATAACAAATCCCAAGCAACCTGACCTAGTCTTtacataaaaatagaaaataaaaaataaaaataaaaaataaaaagaaaaagaaaaagaaaagagagagagagagagagcaagaaagGCCCGAATTCCAAACCTCTCATACACAAAGGCACACCTTTTACTGTTAAAGCATGCAGATGTTACaaagaatgctagtgtattgtgtatgtggttagtggtcGTGGCTCAGTGGCCCTGTATGTGGTTAATGGCCCTTTTAgtataagtgcatgtgcacaattTCCTCTTCAAatgcggtgtactatatgctctattataataaaatattgtgttaGGGCAaacaagcctaacacaacatctttcccaaactctACTCCTCTCTcgatcttctcttcttttcttcacattattatcatcaaatcattctctacttggtattAAAGCGTACATctaggcattccgcatccaacagattGAGAAGCGATACGTCACCTTGCTGAAGTCAGCAGCCGTACGGTTGACGACGGCATTATATGGACACATGGACtttgtttgagctaaaagtttaggggtttgatagatcttgatttcagaagatttgtcatgattttttcagaattttttggacctCCTTTCATAGTATTTTGGGTGAAATAAAGAAATTCGAAAATCGTGCCCATCTTccatttttcttcgatctacctcaactcggtaagcttttctttggtttaTTTGCTCAAGACGGACCAAAATCTCCCTCCCAAGCTAcccatggaggattttttttacttaagattAATGTTTGAGAGGGTTTTAACTTCAAAAGGACGTGCGGCTAGGCCGTTTTTCACTCTGTTGAGCCATTTTTAACTGAGTTTCATGTTATTTTGGATGATtgctatttgtttgaggtttatctcttattatcttAAAGGATtaagtgagatagagttgtttgaatcaatccttcTTGGCATAGGGCCTCTGTTAGCATAGGTTTATCTCTCTTGGACTCTCccatggctgacaaagggccctcatctcttggcatagggtctcttgaatccaaccccttgcagattacctccactaagttgaatggtgGTAATTATCTTCAATGAGCGCAATCTGTAAAAGTGTTCTTAGGAGCCCGTGAGAAGTTGTCGTATAATTTAGATGATGCCCCAAGCTTTAtggatgttacctacaagtcttagacaaaggagaattatcaagttattgcatggttgttaaatagtatggattcctcgattagccactcactgatatttttatcctcggctaaaggcatttgggatacgcttcatgatatattctcggaatctcagaatttttcaccggtattccagcttattcaagaaattggtcggttccaataaaactcaagatcattaaaagattactattcgacgcTTCGGGGTATGTAGGATGAGTTAGATATGTATCAgcttcttccttccaaatgtaaagaggatcacaAACATGCCCATAAGTagcgggatgatactcgtatcatacAGTTCATAGCTAGGTTGAATTCTGATTATCTTCCTATTCGAGGTCAGGTTGTTacgcaggatcctcttcccccattgacaacagtctatgccatgtgtcagcatgctactgtctctactcttccttctcattcatttgtgtcaCTCGAGCGTTCGACACATCTTATTGGCGATCAGTCCTCTCTTGGCCTTTGGGTACCATACTTGAGTTCAGGGtgcatttctggttttggtgTTCATGGTAGAGGCCGCGAGGGAGATCGCAGTCGTGGCGGTCATAGTCTTCGTGGTCGTGATGGACGTGAATGAGGACGTGATGattcccgcatttgttcacattgcggtgaAACTAATCACATCGTTGATTATTACTGTCAGATAAATGATCATCCTACATATGTCGCTGCTTATGTTGCATCCACAATTGCTCTTGAGACAGTCTTCCAACTcgacagctgagcagtctacttcaggggagtcaCTTATCATTTCTTGggttgcatatgatgcccttatgcggcttcacattcgtgaTATTCCTAAGCCatctcacgcagcttcggcccaATCAGGTATTGCTCTTCTTgtgtcatcctctcctacctcctgggtcatagactatggagcttcctcccatatgactggtaagtctcaattcttttcctcttattctccttctcctcaCACTCATTATGTCACAGTTACAGATGGAACTGAAACTCCCATCTCCGGAATTGGTttcatccatctttcttcttccttgtctttgtcctcaGTCTTAGATGTGCCTCGTTTTCTATTAAACTTATTGCATGTTAGCTCTCTTGTTAAATCATTAAATTGTTCCATTAgcttcttcccttcttattgtttgtttcaggacctacatacgaagagagtgattggtagggggcatgagcgaggaggcgtttatcttctcgatgatacacccgtTGCCGCTTCTAGCaccctttctctagatcgagAGTCCATGATTCGATGGCATTGCCGCTTAAGCCACCCATCAATAGCtagattgaaaattttgtttccctccttatctgtcaGTAAATCGTtttgctgtgatatttgtgaattgtctaaacatcatcgtgctacgtttcctcctagctcttctaggaggaaatctcaaccttttgttCTGGTTCACTCGAATGTCTagggaccagctccggttacctccacttttggatttagatattttgttacgtttattgatgattattcacgcatgacttagatttatgttttgaaatctaaaagtgaagtatttgatgcgtttaaagtgtcATGAAGCGTGCACTCAATTTCAATGTTCCATCAAAACCCttcattctgataatggggggaatacatgtctactgtTTTTCTGTCTTTCTCGCAGGAACATGGTATTTTGTCTAGGATGTCGTGTGCTCGCACACCGGAATATATGTCTACTGtctttctgtccttcttgcaggaacatGGTATTTTGTCTAGGACGTCGTGTGCgcgcacacctcaacaaaatggtattgcagaatgaaagaatcgtcatcttttTGAAGTTGCTCGCATCCTTCTGCTTGATATGcatctacctaaacatttttggggtgatgctcttctaactgctacttttcttatcaatagtataccctcacgtatcatgttttacaaatcttcatttactatattgtatcctcatgataatctatttcctctaccacctaaagttttttgttacacatgctttgttcaaattttagatggaagtaatgataaacttagtctcagggcaattaaatgtgtctttctagggtatactcggagtcagaaagggtataaatgttttgacccattgactcgcaagaaatatgtctctgtcGATGTAACCTTCTTtaaggatatttcttttttctcagctccaggccgatccctctgtgatcctcttgcaaGTCAGGGGGAGTGACTCTTATCCtcttcctctttccactagtgatcatggagaaactcctctccccttcattcagcatcctgttggtgatttgagtgagcctaagcctctgcgggtgtatcatcattgagataaatcttcacacacTCAGCCATCTACCCTTCCACTCACTTTGGATATtggctcaggtgactctcctatCTCGAGTTTAGATCTCCTCATTGCCTTGCATAAAGGGTCAcaatcttgtactcaacaccccattagtaatttcatttcatatgatcatctttcaccgtcttttcaatcgtttgcagcttcccttcatcacagactattcttCGGTCTCTCTTACATGCTCTTCAAAGTCCTGACTGGACGAAAGCGATGGTAGAAGAAATgtttgctcttgagaagaatcatagtTGGGACCTTGTGTCACTTCCTTTAGGTcataaacatgttggatgtcaatggGTTTATACGATCAAGTTCCTTCCAGACGGCTCCATCGATCGCTATAAAGCTCATCTTGTTGCTAAGGATTGcacacagactcatggtgtggattacttcgagacattctctctggtggctaagcttaattcgattcgCGTTGTGATCTCCTTGGCTGTTAATTTATCGTGGCTCTTGTTtcaacttgatgttaagaatgcatttctccatggagaccttacagaggaagtttacatgcatcaacctcttggctttgttgcttctcacaaccctgcgcttgtatgtcggttgaagaaggctctttatggactcaaacaatccccatgtgcatggttcgaaaaaatGCAGTCAGACTCTCTTAGAGttcggctttgttcgtagtcatgccgatcattctctctttatatgtcgtcgatcaATGGGCATCATGGTtttcattgtctatgtggatgatattgttctgtccAGTAGTAATTCTGTTgaaatgagggaggtcaaagaatTTTTGAAGACCATGTTTTGAGATCAACGATCTTGGTCCTTTTCGCTACTTCCTTGGAATTGAAGTTGGTCGTTCATCATCcagattggtcttgtcacaacgaaaatgtgcgctcgatcttctcatagagccggcatgttagggtgcaagcccgctgccactcccatggatacttcgcagaagcttcgaccagataatggtgctctccttactgatcccggtatgtatcgacgacttgtaggccgacttatttacctgactattactcgcccatATCTCTCATTTGTGGTGGacattgttagccaattcatacAAGCACCCCGTACTTcccatctcacggctgtctaccgcatacttcagtacctaaaatcagccccgggtattggcctccgctttcagttgcatggccatcttcatctttctggctattccgatgttgattgtgcaggtagtacttatgatcgccgctctacatctGGCTtatgtaccttcctaggtggcaatcttataacatggaagagcaaaaagcaaccAGTTGTTGCCCGGTCCTCGGCTAAAGCAGAATATCATGCTATAGCTCATGCGACGTGTGAGCTCATGTGGCTTcgcaaccttcttgaagaacttggctatcctccttcgaatcttgttcctcttcactgtgacaaccaagtagccatccatattgctcgtgccatccatattgctcgtaacccggtTTTCCAcaagcgaaccaagcatattgaggtcgactgtcactttatttaggagaaagtagcttctaaggaaatcgcCACTCCTTTTGTTCAATATGAGGATTAACTTGCCAATGTTCTTACAAAGTCTTTGAGttgagatgctcttcatcgtgttcgtgacaaattgggcatgatcaacatctatgctccaacttgaagggaagtatagagaatgctatgtattgtgtatgtggttagtggccgTGGCCCAGTGGCCatgtatgtggttagtggcccttttagtgtaagtgcatgtgcacactttcctcttctcctgcggtgtactatatgctctattataataaaatattgtgtgttagggcaagcaagcctaacacaacatctttcccaaactctcctctttcttcttcttctctctcaatcttctccgcttttcttcacattattatcatcaaatcattctctactgatGTTTGTTGAGATCTCTTACTTAAACATAACATATAAAAAAATGGGCAGAGCGGGCCAGGCCAAGGCCAAACGAGCACAACTCATTTACGTAATCAAGCCATGTCTTTTGGCCTGAACCTGAGGCAAAACACATTAGGATGAGCTTGAACCTGGCTTTTAAGCAGGAAGGGTTAGCTGCAGGTCAACAAAACCTATTGCCAACCTACTCTAGGTTAGTCCTGGATAGAGAATCATATGATTTCACCTTTTCCTATATATTAGtacttaaaaagaaaaataataataataataatatcattatATAAATGTCAGTACTATCATGTCTGTACTGATGTCCAGGCTTCAGGGGGCTGCTATTTTAGAGACTGATTCTGAATCTAACACAGAAACATGCCCCAAGTTACATGCACTGgcaaatattttcttttttttattattctgtATTACACCATAGTCAGTTCTATAGTTACACAAAGCATGAAGCAAAGCAAAACTATACTTGGGTGCAGGAGCATCCCTTTCAAGAAGCAAGCTAGCGTAAGAGGTAGGAAgcggcacctagttagaaggattgaGCAACTACTCGGTTCAGGCAAGACCAAAACCAGCACATTATCAGGACTCAATTCCAAGTCTCCCCTCTAGTAGGAGGGCACACTAACCAGCTCACCTAGCTAGCTAGATGCTGCACTGGCATATATCCATTGATAGAAATGGAAAGGATATGCCTGTCCTTGGATAAAAACTACATGACCTCCTGATTAAGGGAGAAACAAAAGAAGCAGCAGCAATTTTGCTGTCTCATGAAAAACAGTTAGTACTAAAGTATTCACCACTCCAACAActtggaaaaataataataaagggaaaaaaaaaaaaaaaaacataagctTTTTAAATCCAGAATCTCAGCTTAGTACTTTTGAGTCAGTTTCAAATAATACATGGGGTCTGATCCTCTTAGAGCAGGAGTTGCATTTTGAGTTCAAAACACATTGATTCAAAATTCTAGCTCCATCTGCCCAGTTTCATGATTGAAGAAACAGGAAAACTTCTATGCATTCCACAAAATGCAAATTCCATATGCTAGTTTCCTGGTCAAGAAGGAAAAAGAATGAGTACCTTCCTCTTGGAGAGAGTAATTTTAGGTGACATTATCTCCGTAGGTGGCTGAGAATAGTTCTTTCCTCTATACATGATGATCGTGTTCTCTTCATGTATGTCGAGCACGATTCCTCCGCTTAATCTAGCCAACTCAGCCGCAAGCTCTCGGACCTCCTCTGCTGTGAATGTCTTCACCACAACCTTCAGAGTTTGATGTTTCTTCCAGTGCAAATGCATGTTGAGAATGACCCCCTGAAAAATCCCACGCCTTCCAATGGGAACATAGTTCTTGGACTTGTGACCCATCTTGAGGTAGTAAAAGTGCTCTTCCGGCGTCAATATTTCTGGGTCGTGGGTCGTTTCAGATGAATCAGGAGGTTCAATCTTCTTTAAAGCCTGCACAAATCGGTCCTCCTTTTTTCGAGCCTGCGACATCGCTATGAAAGCAATCAATTTGCTACTCAAATGAATAAGTGAATACATGATTTTGATGTTAATGAAACTACAAAAGTAATGATCACATACACTCTGGtggacattaaaaaaaaattattttattttttttcttctttttttcttttttctttttttgaaaggtggtGCTCGCTAGccatccgagagagagagagagagagagagagagggagagattgaTGCTCGCTAGACGCTTCTGCTCTCTCACTCATTCTAGAAGCATTTCCTCGAGAATGATGCACGCTAGGcgtccgctctctctctctctctctctctctctctctctctctctctctctctctcgattgacGCCCGCTAGACGTTTCCACTCTCTCACTCATTCCGCTCTCATTTTGGTGGACATAAATTACCACCCATCCTAGCACACATGCCTACGTGTCACATGAACCATATCCATGTGGGCCAAAAGGTAGCTCCACCATCAAGATCACCTGGCACAAGAATCAAACTAATCCACTTATCACTTTGGTGGACATAAATTACCATCCATCCTAGCATGCGTGCCTACGTGTCACATGTACCACATCCGTGCGGGGCAAAAGGTAGCTCCACCAAGAAGATCATTTGGCACAAGAATCATACTGATCCACTTATCAAGTggactcttcaaatcaaatgtgGCACGGAATCCAATTCAAGGTATACATGTGGCACCTGATGACTGGACCAACCTCATTTCTGCACTAGATGATCTTCGTGGTGGGCCAACCTTTTGAACAGCTCAAATGCCATATACACGTGACACATCGGCCTGTGCTCCAAGGAAGCTGGTAACTTGCCATCCAACCGGGAAAATGCGATTGGCCATTCTATACTAGAATGTAAATAATTGGTTAGCCATCCAAGTAGAATGGACTCTCCATTTTCCTCATGATGTTTAAGGAACGGTTTTGTGGCTTCAATAGATATCGAAGTCCTAATAAAAGAATTTTTGTTTAAGGAGTACACCACTATTTCTAACCCAGAAACAAGAAATTCTGGATCAAGCCCTTGTCAAATGAAGTTCGTTGGTCCATATTCATCTTACAGGAAAGGCATGGAAATGCAAACTTTGCAGAACTTCTACACCCACCCAATGATAATGTCATGACATAATGATGACACAGTTTTATCTTAAACCCCATAGCCATTGCCATTGATTTGAGAAAAGAAAGTGTatgccccacacacacacacacacacacacacacacacatatatgaatgTAAATAAGAGGTTAATCATCCAAGTAAAATGGACTATCCATTTTCCTCATGATGTTGAAGGAACGGTTTTGTGGCTTCAATAGATATTGAAGTCCTAATAAAAGAATTTTTGATTAAGGGGTACACTGCTATTTCTAACCCAGGAacaagaaattttggatcaagcccttgTCAAATGAAGTTCGTTGGTCCATATTTATCTGACAGGAAAGGCATGGACATACATACTTCACAGAACTTCTACACCCACCCAATGATAATGTTGTGACATGCATGATGACACAGTTTTATCTTAAACCTCATAGCCATTGCATTGCCATTGATTTGAGAAAAGAAAGTGTatgccatgtgtgtgtgtgtgtgtgtgtgtgtgtaaggtgaGTAGTAGCGTATAGCATATCATATCTAACTTAAAAGTTGAAAAGTAAAAAGTATTGAAAACAAACCTTCTTCAATTTGTACAATATCTTTTCTTCTGCAGTCATTCTTTCATACTCCTTTTTCTTCTTGTATCTGAAAAACTTGAGCCATCTTACCACTGCCCTTTTACCTTTCaacttttttctctttatttttacaTTAGAATCATCATCAACAGCTACCACATTTTCAGTCTTCTTTCCCAGCTCTGCTGCTTCCTGCGCCAAATTCCTTGGCTGATACGTGTGAATCCAAAGGCACCCCATGAGATTAATACTTCCCACGTCATTACGAAGCCTAAAGGCTGGTTTATGATTGGAGACCTTGCACAAAACATCCGACAGGCCACTGCACAATGAGGATTCCTTGCATGTAAAACTCTCATGATTTTTTAGTGTGATGAACTTTTCGTACaaaactcaaattaatgtaattGAAAAGCACAAGATGAGAAAGAAACGGAACACGAAGGACACAAGAAATTAGgggaaaaaattaaaagaaacaaAAGTAACCAATTATTGGAAACAACATAGAATAACCAGAAGAATGGGCGGATCTCAAATCTACCAAAGGACCTACTCAAAgaaatatcttcttcttcttcttcttcttttgaagcg is drawn from Magnolia sinica isolate HGM2019 chromosome 5, MsV1, whole genome shotgun sequence and contains these coding sequences:
- the LOC131246383 gene encoding uncharacterized CRM domain-containing protein At3g25440, chloroplastic isoform X2, with product MFPNIPFPSHLESSLCSGLSDVLCKVSNHKPAFRLRNDVGSINLMGCLWIHTYQPRNLAQEAAELGKKTENVVAVDDDSNVKIKRKKLKGKRAVVRWLKFFRYKKKKEYERMTAEEKILYKLKKARKKEDRFVQALKKIEPPDSSETTHDPEILTPEEHFYYLKMGHKSKNYVPIGRRGIFQGVILNMHLHWKKHQTLKVVVKTFTAEEVRELAAELARLSGGIVLDIHEENTIIMYRGKNYSQPPTEIMSPKITLSKRKALDKSKYRDGLRALRNFIPRLERDLEVLQVREKQERENKTDATSEKCQGNVDLDSYGEVSDQLDYSDGFGKTVSGNDDSLEDDSMTESGTLSDSEALSDIFETDSGGDEGEKAECPLYLDEFERFPMDHGQEPEDFEEHLRQISINAKKASSSGKDVELSDLDEVDRMFLRAGSLLRKKRK
- the LOC131246383 gene encoding uncharacterized CRM domain-containing protein At3g25440, chloroplastic isoform X1 translates to MALRKSQALKSLLYSHLRIAMQCSQTSLFHHICGLSDVLCKVSNHKPAFRLRNDVGSINLMGCLWIHTYQPRNLAQEAAELGKKTENVVAVDDDSNVKIKRKKLKGKRAVVRWLKFFRYKKKKEYERMTAEEKILYKLKKARKKEDRFVQALKKIEPPDSSETTHDPEILTPEEHFYYLKMGHKSKNYVPIGRRGIFQGVILNMHLHWKKHQTLKVVVKTFTAEEVRELAAELARLSGGIVLDIHEENTIIMYRGKNYSQPPTEIMSPKITLSKRKALDKSKYRDGLRALRNFIPRLERDLEVLQVREKQERENKTDATSEKCQGNVDLDSYGEVSDQLDYSDGFGKTVSGNDDSLEDDSMTESGTLSDSEALSDIFETDSGGDEGEKAECPLYLDEFERFPMDHGQEPEDFEEHLRQISINAKKASSSGKDVELSDLDEVDRMFLRAGSLLRKKRK
- the LOC131246383 gene encoding uncharacterized CRM domain-containing protein At3g25440, chloroplastic isoform X3, with product MFPNIPFPSHLVSNHKPAFRLRNDVGSINLMGCLWIHTYQPRNLAQEAAELGKKTENVVAVDDDSNVKIKRKKLKGKRAVVRWLKFFRYKKKKEYERMTAEEKILYKLKKARKKEDRFVQALKKIEPPDSSETTHDPEILTPEEHFYYLKMGHKSKNYVPIGRRGIFQGVILNMHLHWKKHQTLKVVVKTFTAEEVRELAAELARLSGGIVLDIHEENTIIMYRGKNYSQPPTEIMSPKITLSKRKALDKSKYRDGLRALRNFIPRLERDLEVLQVREKQERENKTDATSEKCQGNVDLDSYGEVSDQLDYSDGFGKTVSGNDDSLEDDSMTESGTLSDSEALSDIFETDSGGDEGEKAECPLYLDEFERFPMDHGQEPEDFEEHLRQISINAKKASSSGKDVELSDLDEVDRMFLRAGSLLRKKRK